Within Parabacteroides pacaensis, the genomic segment TGTCATCCAGAACAGAGTAAAGCATCCCGGGCGTAAATCTCCCGGCCCACAGGCCGCCCCGTGCCGCTTGGAGATTCTTCGGCCTCCGGCCTCAGAATGACAAGCGTAGGGCAAATGATAACCGCCGGGCGAAGGACAAGCACCAGCGAATGACAACCCCGCCCCCGGCCGCGGTCAGGCGGCCAGGGGCACAACAGACAGCCGGGCCACCCGGCACGAAAGAGTTCTTTGACATACTGGTTTACACGCTTTAACAAACGGAAAGGTATAAAAAACCGTTCACATGATTGTGAATACCGGGGAAAGGCTTATCTTTGCAGCATAATACGATAATAAGATGTACGTAACCTTTGAAGAGAAATACCTGCAAGACCTTTACGAGCGGGGCACGACGGACGACAAGCACCACCGCTACCTGCCCGACATCGTGGAGCGGTACAAAAAGTGTATCGACTTAATGAAGAAAGTACCGGATACGGTATCCCTCGCCAAGTATAATTCATTGAACTATGAGTTATTGAAAGGCGACAAGCAAGGCATTTCATCCATCCGGGTGAACAAGAAATACCGGGTGGAATTCACCGTGAAGGAAACGTGGGAAAAACCCATTATTACCGTATGCAATATAATCGATTTGTCGAACCATTATAAATAGGAGCCGTTATGATTACATTAGAAGGTGTTGACCCACGGATGATTGCCAACAATCTCACTCCGTATAAACCTACCCATCCGGGCGAAATATTAAAGGATGAAATCGAATACCGCGGATTGTCGCAACGAAAGCTCGCCGCACAGATGGGCATCTCGCCCACGCTGCTCAACGAGATACTCAACGGCAAGCGGTCCGTATCCACACAATACGCCCTGTTGTTCGAAGCAGCCCTCGGCATCGACGCCGGGCCCCTGCTCGCCTTGCAGGCCGATTACGATATGCAGACAGCCAAGTCCGACAAGTCCTTCCTCGAAAGACTTGCCAACATCCGCAAGATAGTAGCGATGCTGTAGGAAAGGGAAGCCCCGACAAAAGCCGGGAACAATACAATAAATAAAGAAGTTATGGTTAGAATAGAAGGGGTTGACCCACGGATGATTGCCAACAATCTCACTCCGTATAAACCTACCCATCCGGGCGAAATATTAAAGGATGAAATCGAATACCGCGGACTGTCGCAACGAAAGCTCGCCGCACAGATGGGTATTTCGCCCACGCTGCTCAACGAGATACTCAACGGCAAGCGGTCCGTATCCACACAATACGCCCTTTTGTTCGAAGCAGCCCTCGGCATCGACGCCGGGCCCCTGCTCGCCTTGCAGACCGATTACGACATGCAGGTTGCCAAGTCCGACAAGTCCTTCCTCGAAAGGCTTGCCAACATCCGTAAGATAGTGGCGATGCTGTAAGGATACAAATCCGATGAAACAGCGGCTGCCGAAGGCGGAAGCCGTTCCCCATAAAGCGTGTAAACCCATTCACCCCGTGGTTTGCACGCTTTTTTCGTGCGTCCACACTTAAAAACAAACCATCATGGAAAAGCATCTATTACACACCCCGGAAGAGGCCCCGCGCCCAACCCCGGCACAGGCAATGCCTGCATACGAGACAGAAAGTGTCCCGTCCGCACAGAAATATGAAGAAGAGATGAAGAACGTCTGTCGCTATCCCCAAGCCGCCAGCCGTCCCCAACCAGGTAGTCCAGGAGCAACTCTATACCTATCTGCTGAACACGTACAACGACGCCGACCTCAGTTTCAGTAACTACGAGAAGAGCGAGCTTGCCTCTAAGTTAGCTTATGACGGGGGATGGAAGGCTTACTTCGACTACATCGCCTCGTGCCTGCAACGTTACGCCTCGCAGCGCGACAAACAGAAAGGCGAGTCGTTTGTCCACGGCTTCACCTTAGCGATGACAGCGCAAAACCGCTTCTACCGCCCTATCTCCGAAGCCGACACCCAGGCAGGCTACGCCGATATCTTCCTTTGCCCCCTGCTGGAAATCTACCCCGACATGCAGCACAGTTACATCGTCGAGCTAAAGTATGCCAAGTACCGCGACCCCGAAAGCCGCGTAGACGACCTCCGCCGGGAAGCCATCGCCCAAGCCCTCCGCTACGCCGCTACCGACACAGTGAAGAACGCCGTCGGCAGCACCCGCTTGCACAAGATTGTGGTAGTGTATAAAGGGATGGAGATGAGGGTTTGCGAAGAGATATAAACCCCACTAAGCATTTAAGACCCAATGGAACTTTATTAAAAGCAGAATAAACAAGGAATATTTATCTCACCGGAGTGTAGTCGATTGTCGACTCTTCATCCGTTGCCTCCAGTTTGAAAATAACCGGTCTCAATCCGTCATTACAACTACAAATAGCTATACCGGGTTTTCTAATCCAATCACCATAATAGAAAACCTCTTTTCCGGAACCATGAGCCAAAGCGAATACATATTGATAAATAGCTTTCCATGCCTCGTCACAAAATCCTGCGGGTTTAGCATAATCCGCATAAAAAACCTGGCCTTCTTTCATCATGGGGCAAGCCGTTAACCCTACTGCGCCGTACTCGTTAGCTAACTCTCTGTCTAAGGTAGTCTTTAGAACAGTTATTTTTACTTTTTTCATCTTACCATTACTTTTGCTGATTATTTTACTCATATAGATGCCAAGTGCAAATATAAACTATATTTCTTTTTCTTTTTAAGATATTCTATAAACAACCTTATTTACAAACTATTCATTCCTGGTTGCCTTAGTCCGGGAGTAATAAAGAATAATGTAAAGAACTCTCCTCTCACGATTTGGAATGACAAAAGCAACTCACTGACAAACCATACGTAATCCTTTCATAATGAAAGTAAAAAGGATACCAATCTGTCAATTTTTTAAGTTTTAATATCAAAATTATTACCTAAGTATCCTATAGAACTACTTTATTTGTATCATAAAATGGAAAAATCAAACGATAGATCGGAAGAAAGGATATATTACTAATAAATTGTATACCAATGAATATGATTACCATGTTTAAAAAGGCTTTATGGCTGTCTTTATCCATCCTATTGATGAATGGTTGTAGTGGCGCAGGAACCGAGGCGGAAATGTTTGCCGGCCTGACCACTGAAATGCAGGAAAACCCGGAAGGAGTATCTGCTTTAACCCCTCGTTTCTCGTGGAAGTTAACCAGTAGTGAAAAGGACGTTATGCAAACGGCATACCAGATTGAAGTAGCTTCTTCGGAAAAAGAATTAAAAAACAATTCAGGATTACTGTGGAATTCAGGACGTATTGATTCCGATCAATCCGTATTGGTAAAATATGCCGGGTCAAAACTTCAATCCGGTAAAAAGTATTATTGGCGAGTTTCCGTATGGACCAATACAGGTAAGAATTATCAAAGCGATATCCAACAATGGTCGATGGCTTTATTAAATGGTTCAGATTGGAAAGCGAAATGGATAGGCCTTAATGATACGGCAAGCCTGAAAAAGAAAGACGGTAAAACCATCTTGCCGGCCCGTTATCTGCGAAAAGAATTTGAAGTACAAGTAAAACCGAAACGTGCCGTACTGTATGTTTCCGGTCTAGGATCGTCGGCCTGTTATATAAATGGAAAGCCTGTAGGAAATGATGTATTCGGACCTTTGCCTGCCTGGTATGAGGCTTCTGTTCCCTATCTTACCTATGATGTGACTTCTCTGGTAAAAAAGGGATCAAATGCTTTGGGTGTTACTTTAGGTAACGGACGTTACTTGTCTATGCGTGAAGGAGGCATGCACGGATTCGGATTACCCCGCCTGATAGCACAAATGGAGATTGAATATAATGATGGAACGTCAGCCACCGTAATCAGCGATGAATCTTGGTTGGCTACTAACAAAGGCCCCATTATTGAAAATAATGAGTTCGACGGAGAGAAATACGATGCACGCTTGGAGCTAGGTAAATGGACAGAAAACGGGTACGATGCCTCCAGTTGGCAATCAGCCGAATTAATGGAAGCTCCGAAAGGAAAACTGACAGCCCAACTCTCTCCCAGCCTGAAAGTAATGGAAGAGATCACCCCTCTATCTGTAAAATCTGTAGGAAACGGAAAGTATATCGTTGATATGGGACAAAATATGGTAGGATTGCAACAGGTAAAATTGCATGGTAAAAAAGGCGAGCCTATTACTATGCGTTTTGCTGAAGTGTTGAAAGAGAATGGAACGGAGTTATATCTTGACAATATGCGTAGTGCTCTTGTAACTGATGTTTATATTCCGGCGGATGAAAGGATGTTTATCTGGGAGCCTACTTTCGTTTATCATGGATTCCGCTTTATGGAAATATCCGGGTTGGACTATGAACCTGCGGTAACGGACTTCAAGGGAAAGGTTGTCTACGATAAAATGCCGACTATCGGATCTTTCGAAACTTCTGATCCGATGATCAATCAGATTCACAAAAATGCTTACTGGGGAATCCGTGGAAATTACCGGGGCATGCCTACCGACTGCCCTCAACGGGACGAGCGTCTCGGATGGCTGGGCGACCGTACGACGGGAGCTTATGGAGAAAGTTTTATTTTCGGGAATGCTCTGTTATATAAAAAGTGGTTGGTCGATATTGAAGAATCCATGAGTGAAAACGGTAGCATTTCGGATGTATCTCCCCGTTACTGGACAATATGGAGTGATAACGTAACCTGGCCCGCCGCATATTTTTACGTAGCGGACATGCTTTATCAGCAATTCGGGGACGATTATTCCATAAAACACAGGTATCCGAGTATGAAACGTTGGGTAAATCACATGGTAAACGATTATTTAACCGACTATATCATGCCTAAAGATACGTATGGAGATTGGTGTATGCCGCCGGAATCCCCCGAACTGATCCATTCGAATGATCCTTCACGTAGAACGAACGGACAAGTACTAGGAACTACTGTTTTCTATAGTATTCTCCAGTTAATGGAAAAATTTGCTGTTATGAATGGCGTTCCGGAAGATGCGAAAGAATATGCAGAACTAGCAGCCAAGATAAAAGAGGCTTATAACAAGAAATTCTTTGATTACGAAACGGCCCAATATGACAATAATACCGTAACGGCAAATATGCTTTCTCTCCGGTTGGGATTGGTTCCGGAAGGGTATGAAAATAAAGTATTTGCCAACATTGTAGAGAAAACGGAAGGGGATTGCAAGGGACATGTAAGCACAGGTGTCCTGGGAATCCAACATCTTATGCGCGGGCTTACCCAATATGGAGGACTGGAGCTTGCTTATAAGATTGTAACGAACGACACCTATCCGTCGTGGGGCTATATGATTAAAAACGGTGCGACCACCATCTGGGAACTATGGAATGGGAATACGGCTGATCCTGCCATGAACTCACGGAATCATGTGATGCTGTTGGGCGACTTGCTGATATGGTTTTATGAAAACTTGGCCGGAATAAAGAATGATCCTTCGTCGGTTGGTTTCAAAAAGATTTTAATGAAACCGTCTTTCCCCGAAAAACTTACCCATGTGAATGCATCGTACGTTTCTCCTTACGGCACAATTGGCAGTCAATGGCAACGTAATGGCGACAAACTGGTTTGGGATATAACGATTCCTGCCAATACCTCGGCTACTATTCAATTGCCTTCAAAATTCGCTGTTAAAGTAGATTCCAATCAAGCAGGTGTCCATTCCGTAAATGAAGCGAATGGTATATTAACTGTTGAGTTGGGTTCAGGAAAGTATACGCTTCAATCAAAATAATTTCCAGCTATAAAGGATAATTTAA encodes:
- a CDS encoding TIGR04076 family protein, with the protein product MKKVKITVLKTTLDRELANEYGAVGLTACPMMKEGQVFYADYAKPAGFCDEAWKAIYQYVFALAHGSGKEVFYYGDWIRKPGIAICSCNDGLRPVIFKLEATDEESTIDYTPVR
- a CDS encoding HigA family addiction module antitoxin; protein product: MVRIEGVDPRMIANNLTPYKPTHPGEILKDEIEYRGLSQRKLAAQMGISPTLLNEILNGKRSVSTQYALLFEAALGIDAGPLLALQTDYDMQVAKSDKSFLERLANIRKIVAML
- a CDS encoding alpha-L-rhamnosidase, which encodes MFKKALWLSLSILLMNGCSGAGTEAEMFAGLTTEMQENPEGVSALTPRFSWKLTSSEKDVMQTAYQIEVASSEKELKNNSGLLWNSGRIDSDQSVLVKYAGSKLQSGKKYYWRVSVWTNTGKNYQSDIQQWSMALLNGSDWKAKWIGLNDTASLKKKDGKTILPARYLRKEFEVQVKPKRAVLYVSGLGSSACYINGKPVGNDVFGPLPAWYEASVPYLTYDVTSLVKKGSNALGVTLGNGRYLSMREGGMHGFGLPRLIAQMEIEYNDGTSATVISDESWLATNKGPIIENNEFDGEKYDARLELGKWTENGYDASSWQSAELMEAPKGKLTAQLSPSLKVMEEITPLSVKSVGNGKYIVDMGQNMVGLQQVKLHGKKGEPITMRFAEVLKENGTELYLDNMRSALVTDVYIPADERMFIWEPTFVYHGFRFMEISGLDYEPAVTDFKGKVVYDKMPTIGSFETSDPMINQIHKNAYWGIRGNYRGMPTDCPQRDERLGWLGDRTTGAYGESFIFGNALLYKKWLVDIEESMSENGSISDVSPRYWTIWSDNVTWPAAYFYVADMLYQQFGDDYSIKHRYPSMKRWVNHMVNDYLTDYIMPKDTYGDWCMPPESPELIHSNDPSRRTNGQVLGTTVFYSILQLMEKFAVMNGVPEDAKEYAELAAKIKEAYNKKFFDYETAQYDNNTVTANMLSLRLGLVPEGYENKVFANIVEKTEGDCKGHVSTGVLGIQHLMRGLTQYGGLELAYKIVTNDTYPSWGYMIKNGATTIWELWNGNTADPAMNSRNHVMLLGDLLIWFYENLAGIKNDPSSVGFKKILMKPSFPEKLTHVNASYVSPYGTIGSQWQRNGDKLVWDITIPANTSATIQLPSKFAVKVDSNQAGVHSVNEANGILTVELGSGKYTLQSK
- a CDS encoding HigA family addiction module antitoxin translates to MITLEGVDPRMIANNLTPYKPTHPGEILKDEIEYRGLSQRKLAAQMGISPTLLNEILNGKRSVSTQYALLFEAALGIDAGPLLALQADYDMQTAKSDKSFLERLANIRKIVAML
- a CDS encoding type II toxin-antitoxin system RelE/ParE family toxin, whose translation is MYVTFEEKYLQDLYERGTTDDKHHRYLPDIVERYKKCIDLMKKVPDTVSLAKYNSLNYELLKGDKQGISSIRVNKKYRVEFTVKETWEKPIITVCNIIDLSNHYK